DNA sequence from the Phocoena sinus isolate mPhoSin1 chromosome 9, mPhoSin1.pri, whole genome shotgun sequence genome:
AATTAATAGATTTATAAGCAGTTATAAGAAATAACACAAAGAGCTCTGTATCCTTTACTGGCTTTCCCtagtggtaacatcttgcaaaactgtggCACAGTATCGCAGGAGGGTACTAACTCCATCAATACAGTTGAGATACGTGTATTTCCATCCCCACCTTCTTATATTCCCACTCGCTTCCCTTCTCCCCACgtttaacccctggcaaccaccagtgtgctctccatttctataatttcgTCATTTTGAGGATGTTATATAAAGGGAATCATACGGTGTGTAACCCTTGGGGACTGGCTTTTTCCACACATCATGATTCTCTGGAGATTCCTGCAGGTTGGTGCCTGTATCAGTAGCTCTTCCTTTTTATGCCTCCAGGCTCACAGTTGATTAACTCTTCACCGCTGAGGGACATCTGGGTTTCCATTctttggctattaggaataaagctgctgtaaacattcacgtacagatttttatgtgaacataagtttACACTTCTCTGAGATACATGTTCAGGAGTGCAGCTGGGTTGTATAGTGGCTGCAtgcttagttttataagaaactactgAATCGTTTTTcagagtggttgtaccattttatattcccaccagccatgcacgagagatccagtttctcctagccagcatttggtggtatcactatttcttattttaaccatggtgataggtgtgtagtgatacctcgatgtggttttaatttgcatttctctgatggccagtgatgttgaacatcttttcatgtgcttatttgtggtctgtatttcttctttggtgaaatgtcttttcgtgtcttttgcctattttctaattttttttaactttcgcATTTTGggaattctttatatactctAGATACAGATATGTGGCTTGCAGATATTTCTTCCAGtctatagcttgtcttttcatcctcttagcagggtctttcacagaacaaaagttttcagtttttccttttatggatcatgcttttggtgtcaaatctaagaaaGTTCTTACAGTTTTGTGCTGTACATTTAAATCTGTGACCCACTTCGAGTTAGTTTCTGTATAAGATGTGaagtttagggtttttttgttttgttttgtttttgtcttttgcttGTGAATGTCCAATAGCTCCAGCACATTTGTTGAAAATGCTGTCCTTCCCCCAGTGCATActttttgcacctttgtcagaAACTCTGTCTGGGTCTGTCTTGGGCTCTCTAGTTTGTCCCATTGACCTGTGTGTCTGTCCCTCTGCCAATACCACAGTCTAGAGCAGCCCGCCTATATTCTAAGTCCTGAAAGCTCTGCGTGTTGCTCCAGGCCCCGCTCGGCAGGTTTAGGGGGCGTTTCTGGCTGTCGGCAgcactccccgcccccagcctcccaCTGCAGTGTCACCATCCTGGGGGTTGTACTCGCTGGGGACAGCCAGCCTTCCTTTGCCTGGCTCGGTGATTCTGGCTCCGAGGGCTGAGTCCAGGGGTCCCTGAGCCCTCTGGAGCCACCAGCCTCCTGCTTTCTTGGCCTTTGCTTCCTGGTTGGCAGGTGGTCTGGGGCCCGACTCCTCTGGGAGGGGCGTCAGGAAGGAGAGCAGGGCCAGGCGTGAGGTGGGCAGGCACGCCAGCTGCCTCACTCCTCTTGTCTGACCGGTCCGTCATcttccctcccagccctggctctgctgcGATTCTGGGAACCACTCACCCCAGTGCTCTGTGGGAGGCCTTGGGCCCAAGTCACAGCCCCCACTGTATCCCCCACCTGCGCTGGGGCCCTGGTCAGGGACTCGGCCCCCGCGTGCCGCCTTCAGGACTGtatttgcagaggacatgattaTATAATCCTGCCTCGCTTGGGCTGCCCTGACGGTGAGGTCCTGGTCAGCACTCAGGAATGTGAGCCTTGGGGTTGGGTGGGTGGCACTGTGAGTGCTGAGGCGGTGGGATTGAGCCACCAGAAGTTAGCTTGCCCAGGtggtgtgtgcgtgcgtgtgagGCCTTGCAGCCCCTAGAAGGCAGTGGTGCTCTAGGATGGAACCTCGACCCAGAGAAGGCAGACAGGGGCCTCCCCGGAGACCCCCAGACAACCACAGCCAGCATGCCTCTGTGGTTAGGCTGGGTGGAGGTGAGTGTGAGAGGTGGTCCTGGCAGTGCCAGCAAGGGCCCTCGGCCTGGTTGGTGAAGGGTTTGCTTGTGGAGGTGTCGGAGGCGTTGGCAGCCAGGAGGAGCAGCCGGCCGCTGCCTCGCTCATTTTCTGAGGTGCTAAGGGGAAGAGAGCCAGCCCCATCCCGGCACGGGCTCACAGATTCCATGCGTGTCCCCCCGGCCATGGCTGCTGTGTCCCCACTGGCCCCTTGCCATGTCTGTTGGGTGCCCACCAACCCTCCGCCCTTTGCGCTGCGTGTGCGTCCCCGCCTTGTTGGGAGCTCACCGTACCCGTGATCTGTGGGGGTCAGTCTTCCCGCCTTGCCCCTGTGTGCACCTCGCCCTTCTGCTGCTCTGGGGAGAagccctggggctgggaggctgcCAGCCAGGGATGGGCTGCTGGCTCCACACCTAGTTCCGGCCCCTGCCTGGCCCCAGGCTGCAGGTTAGCTGACCTGGTgccgcacccccacccccacccctacctccGGCATGCAGAGGCCCCTCCCCATAGTGGGCAGGCCCCAGACCCTGAGCAGGTGAGCCTGCTGTCTGGCACCCCTAGGCCTCTGGCCTTGTCTGCCCCGCCCCcgctcgccccccccccccacccccaccccacagccccGGGCCTCaggtggggtggaggcaggggatTCTGGCAGCTGGGTTCTGGATGTCCCCTGGCTTTTATGCGTATCCAGGTTTTCGTGTGGGGGAGGGAGAACGTGGAAAGTTTGGGGGATCAGAAAGTCTGCTTCCAGAACCATTCCGGGGGCTCCAGGTGGCAGGGCCCGGTCAGAAAGGGTCAGTGCTGGCTTCCgggctggggagggcagagaTCTGCCAGGGTGGGCAGTGCGGTAGGGccaatgctgggcttccctgagcCCCCTGAGCGGGCCCCCGGGTCCCCGTCTCACCTGCCCTACCCTTCATCGGTTGGAGCAGAGGAAGGACGGGGCTTGGTGCTGATAGGGGTCTCCCGGCAGCATCTCCACTgacttccttccctcctgtcccAGCAGCCAGAGCATCTGAGTCCCACGTAAGCACCAGTGAGGGCTGCTTCCTGCCACCCACAGACCTGGCCTTTAGGCTGCTCCCAAGCCAATGAACCCCATGAACCCCATGAAACCCGCCCTGCCCCCCGCGCCACACGGGTGAGTGGGGTTTCCTGCTGCCCTCCCCGCTCGGGCCCCAGGACACGGGTGGGTGGTAGAGCGGGacccctctgctcccagccttcGCTTCTTCCCAGGCGGGGTTCTAGGCACCTGCGGCCTCCTGACCgagcctccccacctgcccctctcCTTGTAGTGATGGTCCATTCGCTTATGAGGCGGTGCCTTGGCAACAGAGTGCCACTCAGCCAGCAGGATCGCTGTCCGTGGTCACAACCGTGTGGGGAGTCGGCAACGCGGCGCAGAGCCAGGTGAGCCCACACCTGGGCCCCGTCCCGAGGGGCGCCAGAGCCCCCCTCAGATCTCGGAGAAGTGGAGCCAGGGCTTCCTGAGTCTCCCACGTCCTCAGAGACCAGTTCTTCCACACGTGGCGTGGGATCTCCTCCTCCTGTCTTCACCTGGCCTCCACACCCCACCTGTGAGCAGCTGCCCCTCCACTGGaccaccctcccctctgcccccacctccacctcctcaccTGCCCAGTCTCTCCTTTCCAGCACTTTAGAAGCACGGCATGAAGCAGGTTGTTTGGATGGTGTCCTTTGGTGATTCTTCCTTCCTTGTAGGTTTTGGGGAACCCTATGGGCCCCGCAGGGAGCCCCCCCGGCAGCTCCATGATGCCCGGCATGGCAGGTGGCAGCTCTGCCCTGAACTCCCCGCAGTGCCTGGGACAGCAGGCGTTTGGTGAGGGTGGTGCCAACAAGGGCTACGTGCAGCAAGGGGTGTATGGCCGCGGGGGCTACCCCGGGGGCCCCGGCTTCACCGCTGGGTAAGCAGGACCCCTCCCCTGGCAGGCGTGCTAGGAGCCCTCTGGGGGCGACACTGCTAACTTGCTGGGCGCCTGGGAGCTGTGTGACACTGATGGGTTGAACGTTGCATCTCTGCGGCTCCTGCTGGCTCCCACACTAACGAGGGGGGTGTGTGGGAAAGAATGGGGCTCCCCTCGGGTGCTGTGTACCCCCCGGGAGATGGCAGGGGAGCACCTCTGAGCTGAGCCGTCTGTCTGTTACAGGTATGCGGGCGGCCCGGGGGGGCCGGGGGGCCTGGGCCTTCCCTCACACGCCACACGGCCCTCCACTGACTTCACTCAAGCAGCGGCGGCTGCTGCCgtggctgctgctgccgccacggCCACGGCCACAGCCACGGCCACCGTGGCCGCCCTCCAGGAGAAGCAGAGCCAGGAGCTGAGCCAGTACGGAGCGGTGAGGCCCCGCAGCTCCTCCTGTGCGGCCCGTGTGCGTTGGTGCAGAAGGCAGGGTCTTGTCAGGCAGCCAGGATTGAGGCCCTGGGGACACGCACGCTGTGTGCTGGGGCCAATAAAGATGAGGCGGGAAAGGAGTGGGGAGCTGAGGGGAGAGGACCCAGGCCGGGGGGGCGAGGGGGAGCCTGCCTGCAGGGGGTGGGCACAAGGCTGGCACCCACAGCGGTGGGTAAGGCCTGGACggttcctctcttctcttcccagatGGGGGCCGGACAGTCTTTTAACAGCCAGTTCCTGCAGCACGGTGGTCCCCGGGGGCCCAGTGTCCCCAGCAGCATGAACCCTGCCAGCGTGGGAGGGCTGATGGGCCCCTCCGGCATGAGCCCCATGGGCATGAACCCCACCCGAGCAGCGGGCCTGGCGCCCCTATATGCAGGGCAGCGCCTGCCCCAGCACGGGTACCCTGGGcccccccaggcccagcccctgccccgaCAGGGTGTCAAGAGAGCCTACTCCAGTGAGGTGAGTGGTcaggccccccaccccaagcGCCCTCAGAGCCGTTGTGTGGAGGGAGAGTCGGCTGTGCCTGACAGGGCGGGTACCGCCCTCCCTCCCCGGGAACGGGCTTCCCCAGCACCTCTTCTCCTGGCCATTTTGCCTCTTTCCTCCTTCAGGTGTATCCCGGGCAGCAGTACCTGCCAGGAGGCCAGTACACACCCGCCGCCACCCAGTACGCGCCTGGCCCCGGGCAGCCCCCCGCCCCGTCCTCCTACCCTGGGCACAGGCTGCCCCTGCAGCAGGGCGCGGGCCAGTCCctgtccacccccagccccgcggGACTGCACTACAAGGTAGGGCCGCTTCTCCCGGGCCTCTGCAGCCCCTGCTGGCCCACGCCAAGCCCTGTGGGACACAGGCGGACCTTGAGGCAGCCGGGGCTGGCGAGTGGGCTCGCGTGTGCTTGGGTGGCCGAGCAACCAGGAGCTTCCCGGGGGCCCTGATCAGCGTAGGgcagctcccaggaggggagtCCAGGTACGAAAGGCCCCTCTGTGAGATTCAGTGTATGGAGCAGCAGGCAGGCACCCACGCCACCAGCGTGTCCTTTAGGGACAGTGTCCCCATCCCCTCTGCTTGCTGCAGAGAAGCCCAGCAAGGGGACAGGCCAGAGGGGCCAGGAGCTCGTGAGGGGAGGGGCCCGAGCGATAAGAGTGCCGCTGGAGGGCGGAGAGGAGGTGTGTGTACCTGTGTCCTTTCAGCCTCTCTGTGGCTTCATCGTAAACCTCTCTGATGCGTGAGGTCAGCTCTTTTTCTGTAGTGGTCATTCTTAAAATTATGAAATCAGCACGTGCTCCCTGTAGATTATTTAGAAGACACGAAAAGtgtataaagaagaaagaagccaACACCCGTGTGTGTGGTGGGcccccctgtccccagccctctCCTAGGGTCAAGTCCAGGACCCTGTGAGCGCTCAGGGGCAGGCGGCAGTCCCAGGCACACGCGGTTTTCTCTCCTGCAGCCCGCAGAGCAGTTCAGCGGGCAGGGTGCCAGCTTCAACGGGGGGAGCGTCAGCTACAGCCAGCCCAGCCTGAGTGGGGTATGGGCGGCGGGGCAGGCGGGCAGGCGGGCGGGAGGCTCATGGGGTGGGTGCCCGGAGAGAGGGCGCCCAGGCAGGAGGAAGCGTGGACTCCCTGCCCGTTCCTGGTCTGACCGTTCCCATTGGGTGCTCCAAGAACAAACTCTACCCCTACACCACTCCACCTTGACTGTTTGCTCAACCCCACAGCCCGCCCGTTCCATCCCCGGCTACCCCAGCTCCCCACTGCCAGGGAGCCCCACGCCGCCCATGACCCCCGGCAGCAGCATCCCCTACATGTCCACCAGCCAGGAGGTCAAGTCGCCCTTCCTGCCTGACCTCAAGCCCAGCGTGAGCAGCTTGCACCCGTCACCACCCGGTGAGTGAGGTCTGCTCTCAGGACAGATGGGCAGGGCTCCAGAGAGTCCTGCAGGGACCTtggcgggggcggtggggggccTTCACCTGCATTTTCTATTAATGGATCTCTTTGCAAATCCATTTGAAGCATCCATCTTCTCTGTAGAAAAATAGCCATGTGCAcagttttgtgtatggtttcaGGGGCCCCCTGAAGCCCACTTCTGGTTAAGACCTGCTTTCCGGGAGACCACTGCAGCAGCAGTTGGGGGTCCTAAAACCCTAGCTTGAGCACTAGGGTGACGACAGGTGGCCCGTTCGTACCTCTTCTGCCTCCTACCCCCTCTGAAAGCACCAGAGGCGCCATCTTTTTGGGTTGGTGGGGCATATTCTCCAGTCATGATTCAGGGATCTTCTCGGGGCTCCTACTGGAGCAGGACAGAATGGCGGGACACCAAGATCTGTTCCCGTTGGAGGTGGAGGCCGAGCCCAGGGTCCCAGGAGAGATGCTGCCCAAGCCCCAGCCCcatggaaggggaggaggggccaCGGCCCCCGCGATGGGGCGGGGGCAGGCCGCTCGGCCTGGTGGCCATCCTGTAGGTGGCCTGTTCACACCGGCATGGCCTGCTTCCAGGCAGCGGCCCCTGTGACGAGCTGCGGCTGACTTTCCCCGTGCGGGACGGGGTGGTCCTGGAGCCCTTCCGCCTGCAGCACAACCTGGCCGTGAGCAATCACGCTTTCCAGCTCCGTGACTCCGTCTACAAGACCCTGATGCTGAGGTGAGTGGGCGCCTGCCCCCAGCTTGCAGCCCCTCGCACCGCCCCCTCGCTCTCAGCATCCATCCTTCCCGTGCAGGCCGGACCTGGAGCTGCAGTTCAAGTGCTACCACCACGAGGACCGGCAGATGAACACCAACTGGCCGGCCTCGGTGCAGGTCAGCGTCAACGCCACCCCGCTCACCATCGAGCGCGGCGACAACAAGACCTCCCACAAGCCCCTCTACCTGAAGCACGTGTGCCAGCCGGGCCGCAACACCATCCAGATCACCGTCACGGCCTGCTGCTGCGTGAGTGCCCTCCGCGGGGCTGGGTTGGGGGCGTCATGGCTAGAGAAAAAGGCACTGGCTCTCCTCCTAACCATCCTGGGCCTTGTAAGTAAAGGATCTCATAAAAATGCCCTTGCTGCTTTCGGGTTAGGTTCAGTGACTAAATTTGATGCTCATGTTAATTATGTAAGGGAAACTAGCTGGGCCTGCCTCTTCCCTGGAGGAAGCTCACAGGGCCCTGAGTCCCAGCTGACCGTCACTGAGTCTTTGTTAAGGAGTCGTTCAGGTTCCAGCAGGCTCCGGATCCAGGACTAGAAGAGGCAGGATGCACTTAGCTGCACAGCACTGATCAGCccgggtgggagggggcagaggcgGGCAGCCCCGATGCGGTTCTGGGATGTTTTCACTTGGACCAGCGTGGATAAAGGTGGATGCTGTAGGCAGGGCACATTCAGGAGCCTCTCAGATAATTGTGTTCCGACAGAGAGGCCGTGGTTGGTGCAGACACACAGTGAGCTTTCCAGATAGGTGTGGGCCTGGTCCCCTGGGCTCCCCggggaggggcagcaggtggCCTGCCTGTGCGTTAGCCACAAGAGAACGGGCCTGCGCTGCGCCTCCCCGGGCCACGTCCCGCTGACCGGGTCCTCCTGTTGCAGTCCCACCTCTTCGTGCTGCAGCTGGTGCACCGGCCGTCCGTCCGCTCGGTGCTGCAGGGTCTCCTCAAGAAGCGCCTCCTACCTGCCGAGCACTGCATCACCAAGAGTGAGTGGCCCTTGCTTTCCTTGGCCCCAGGCAGCCGGCCCCATGACAGACAAGGCCGCCttctctggggtgggggtgggggctgcgTGCAGAGAGCAGCAGTCAGCCCTGGAACGCCCCTCGGAGGTGCTGAGCCAGCAGTGGCCGGGTCCCGCTTGGCGGCCCTCACCCACGTCCTCCTTTCCCCTGTCGATGTCAGTAAAGCGGAACTTCAGCAGCGGCACCATCCCTGGCACCCCTGGGCCCAACGGAGAGGACGGGGTGGAGCAGACGGCCATCAAGGTGTCTCTCAAGTGCCCCATCACCTTCCGCAGGATCCAGCTCCCTGCCCGAGGCCATGACTGTCGCCACATTCAGGTAGGTGGCCACTGCAGAGCTTTGCCAGAACTTCCGTTGCCCTTTAACTGTGTTCAGCGGGAGTGGCCTCTGAGCACCTCGGCTGGCAGGTGACAGGACAGGCCGGCCAGTGGGCAGGTGGCCTGGCTCCCCTGTCTTCTCCCCTCagactgggcttttgtttcttctaACATTATTCTAAGCGTAACAGCCGTTTTACTGCGTTCTCGGGGCTCCGATTTTAAACGGCATCCTGGATGCAGGGCGCTGTCCtctccccgccctgcccccagGAGCAGCGCCTTTGTTTGTCTCTGCAGAAACGCTCTGCGTGCAGACAAGTACGTGCACACACACCCTCCACCACCCAACCCCCGCCCACCTTTTGGTTACATAAACGGTAAACATCGCTCTGCATCATGTTTTTCCTCCACACCACATCCTGGAAGTCATTCCCTGACTGGGCAAAGCTGCCCAGTTCTTGCTTTGGCCACACGTCATTCCCAGGGAGGGCTGCGTAGGCTGTCCCGTCTCTTACGTCTGTTAGGATGATGCCGTGGTAAAAGCCTGGGAGCCGAGCCTTCTCACACAGGCAGTAAATAAGCCCCAAGTTCCTGAAACCACAGAGCATGGCCGGGTTGCCCCGGCCCCAGTGTGAGGAACTGTCTCGCCCTTTCTCTGCAGTGCTTTGACCTGGAGTCCTATTTACAGCTCAACTGTGAGCGAGGGACCTGGAGGTGCCCTGTGTGCAAGTGAGTGTGTCAGAGACGGTCCCCACGGCTCTGGGGGCGGGTGGCACTTTCTCTGAGGCTGTTAATGGGCGTTTCCTTCCACAAGCCAGGTGTGGGGCTCACAGCACAGGCTAGGAGGGATGAAGTGGCTCAGGGCAGCGACGTCACGCAGGGTTACCTCACACCGGGGGCTGAGACATGACAGGGCCTGTGCCCGGGAAGAGGTTGGGCCAGCCCTCTGAGCTGTGTGTCCCCTTGGTTTTCTACAGCAAGACGGCATTGCTGGAGGGCCTGGAGGTGGACCAGTACATGCTGGGCATCCTCATTTACATTCAGAAGTGAGTCTCCTTTCCTGCAACCCCAGCATCTTTGGTCAGCAGAGGGCAGGCAGCCCTGGGACAGGTGGGGAGACACCCCATGCTGATCCAGCGTGGAGCGGGCTCGACTCCAGGCCGTGGATGGAATCCACATCCGACCCAGGCCCGCAGCCCACAAGCACGTGGAACGTGCTGGGTGGCCACGAGCATTTGAGTGGGAGGTCTGCCTAAAAATGGCCCAGGGCCAGGAGAGGCAGCAGGACAGGTGGTGACCAGCCGTGCATGTCCCCGCCCAGCTCTGACTACGAGGAGATCACCATCGACCCCACGTGCAGCTGGAAGCCAGTGCCTGTGAAGCCTGACGTGCACGTCAAGGAGGAGCCGGACGGGCCGGCGTTGAAGCGCTGCCGCACCGTGAGCCCCGCCCACGTGCTCATGCCCAGCGTGATGGAGATGATcgctgccctgggccctggggccgCGCCCTTCGCCCCCGTCCAGCCCCCCTCAGCCCCAGCCGCCGGTG
Encoded proteins:
- the ZMIZ2 gene encoding zinc finger MIZ domain-containing protein 2 isoform X1, yielding MNPMNPMKPALPPAPHGDGPFAYEAVPWQQSATQPAGSLSVVTTVWGVGNAAQSQVLGNPMGPAGSPPGSSMMPGMAGGSSALNSPQCLGQQAFGEGGANKGYVQQGVYGRGGYPGGPGFTAGYAGGPGGPGGLGLPSHATRPSTDFTQAAAAAAVAAAAATATATATATVAALQEKQSQELSQYGAVRPRSSSCAARMGAGQSFNSQFLQHGGPRGPSVPSSMNPASVGGLMGPSGMSPMGMNPTRAAGLAPLYAGQRLPQHGYPGPPQAQPLPRQGVKRAYSSEVYPGQQYLPGGQYTPAATQYAPGPGQPPAPSSYPGHRLPLQQGAGQSLSTPSPAGLHYKPAEQFSGQGASFNGGSVSYSQPSLSGPARSIPGYPSSPLPGSPTPPMTPGSSIPYMSTSQEVKSPFLPDLKPSVSSLHPSPPGSGPCDELRLTFPVRDGVVLEPFRLQHNLAVSNHAFQLRDSVYKTLMLRPDLELQFKCYHHEDRQMNTNWPASVQVSVNATPLTIERGDNKTSHKPLYLKHVCQPGRNTIQITVTACCCSHLFVLQLVHRPSVRSVLQGLLKKRLLPAEHCITKIKRNFSSGTIPGTPGPNGEDGVEQTAIKVSLKCPITFRRIQLPARGHDCRHIQCFDLESYLQLNCERGTWRCPVCNKTALLEGLEVDQYMLGILIYIQNSDYEEITIDPTCSWKPVPVKPDVHVKEEPDGPALKRCRTVSPAHVLMPSVMEMIAALGPGAAPFAPVQPPSAPAAGDYPSQGSSFLGPGTFPDSFPPTTPSTPTLAEFTPGPPPVSYQSDIPSSLLTPERSAPCLPGQMAPAGHLDPAHNPGPPGLHAANLGGPSGPQLHHPNPPPASRQPLGPVNSGPIGELAFSAATGMMGPPVSGAGEAPEPGLDLLPELTNPDELLSYLGPPDLPTNSNDDLLSLFENN
- the ZMIZ2 gene encoding zinc finger MIZ domain-containing protein 2 isoform X3 → MNPMNPMKPALPPAPHGDGPFAYEAVPWQQSATQPAGSLSVVTTVWGVGNAAQSQVLGNPMGPAGSPPGSSMMPGMAGGSSALNSPQCLGQQAFGEGGANKGYVQQGVYGRGGYPGGPGFTAGYAGGPGGPGGLGLPSHATRPSTDFTQAAAAAAVAAAAATATATATATVAALQEKQSQELSQYGAVRPRSSSCAARMGAGQSFNSQFLQHGGPRGPSVPSSMNPASVGGLMGPSGMSPMGMNPTRAAGLAPLYAGQRLPQHGYPGPPQAQPLPRQGVKRAYSSEVYPGQQYLPGGQYTPAATQYAPGPGQPPAPSSYPGHRLPLQQGAGQSLSTPSPAGLHYKPARSIPGYPSSPLPGSPTPPMTPGSSIPYMSTSQEVKSPFLPDLKPSVSSLHPSPPGSGPCDELRLTFPVRDGVVLEPFRLQHNLAVSNHAFQLRDSVYKTLMLRPDLELQFKCYHHEDRQMNTNWPASVQVSVNATPLTIERGDNKTSHKPLYLKHVCQPGRNTIQITVTACCCSHLFVLQLVHRPSVRSVLQGLLKKRLLPAEHCITKIKRNFSSGTIPGTPGPNGEDGVEQTAIKVSLKCPITFRRIQLPARGHDCRHIQCFDLESYLQLNCERGTWRCPVCNKTALLEGLEVDQYMLGILIYIQNSDYEEITIDPTCSWKPVPVKPDVHVKEEPDGPALKRCRTVSPAHVLMPSVMEMIAALGPGAAPFAPVQPPSAPAAGDYPSQGSSFLGPGTFPDSFPPTTPSTPTLAEFTPGPPPVSYQSDIPSSLLTPERSAPCLPGQMAPAGHLDPAHNPGPPGLHAANLGGPSGPQLHHPNPPPASRQPLGPVNSGPIGELAFSAATGMMGPPVSGAGEAPEPGLDLLPELTNPDELLSYLGPPDLPTNSNDDLLSLFENN
- the ZMIZ2 gene encoding zinc finger MIZ domain-containing protein 2 isoform X2, whose protein sequence is MNPMNPMKPALPPAPHGDGPFAYEAVPWQQSATQPAGSLSVVTTVWGVGNAAQSQVLGNPMGPAGSPPGSSMMPGMAGGSSALNSPQCLGQQAFGEGGANKGYVQQGVYGRGGYPGGPGFTAGYAGGPGGPGGLGLPSHATRPSTDFTQAAAAAAVAAAAATATATATATVAALQEKQSQELSQYGAMGAGQSFNSQFLQHGGPRGPSVPSSMNPASVGGLMGPSGMSPMGMNPTRAAGLAPLYAGQRLPQHGYPGPPQAQPLPRQGVKRAYSSEVYPGQQYLPGGQYTPAATQYAPGPGQPPAPSSYPGHRLPLQQGAGQSLSTPSPAGLHYKPAEQFSGQGASFNGGSVSYSQPSLSGPARSIPGYPSSPLPGSPTPPMTPGSSIPYMSTSQEVKSPFLPDLKPSVSSLHPSPPGSGPCDELRLTFPVRDGVVLEPFRLQHNLAVSNHAFQLRDSVYKTLMLRPDLELQFKCYHHEDRQMNTNWPASVQVSVNATPLTIERGDNKTSHKPLYLKHVCQPGRNTIQITVTACCCSHLFVLQLVHRPSVRSVLQGLLKKRLLPAEHCITKIKRNFSSGTIPGTPGPNGEDGVEQTAIKVSLKCPITFRRIQLPARGHDCRHIQCFDLESYLQLNCERGTWRCPVCNKTALLEGLEVDQYMLGILIYIQNSDYEEITIDPTCSWKPVPVKPDVHVKEEPDGPALKRCRTVSPAHVLMPSVMEMIAALGPGAAPFAPVQPPSAPAAGDYPSQGSSFLGPGTFPDSFPPTTPSTPTLAEFTPGPPPVSYQSDIPSSLLTPERSAPCLPGQMAPAGHLDPAHNPGPPGLHAANLGGPSGPQLHHPNPPPASRQPLGPVNSGPIGELAFSAATGMMGPPVSGAGEAPEPGLDLLPELTNPDELLSYLGPPDLPTNSNDDLLSLFENN
- the ZMIZ2 gene encoding zinc finger MIZ domain-containing protein 2 isoform X4 — encoded protein: MNPMNPMKPALPPAPHGDGPFAYEAVPWQQSATQPAGSLSVVTTVWGVGNAAQSQVLGNPMGPAGSPPGSSMMPGMAGGSSALNSPQCLGQQAFGEGGANKGYVQQGVYGRGGYPGGPGFTAGYAGGPGGPGGLGLPSHATRPSTDFTQAAAAAAVAAAAATATATATATVAALQEKQSQELSQYGAMGAGQSFNSQFLQHGGPRGPSVPSSMNPASVGGLMGPSGMSPMGMNPTRAAGLAPLYAGQRLPQHGYPGPPQAQPLPRQGVKRAYSSEVYPGQQYLPGGQYTPAATQYAPGPGQPPAPSSYPGHRLPLQQGAGQSLSTPSPAGLHYKPARSIPGYPSSPLPGSPTPPMTPGSSIPYMSTSQEVKSPFLPDLKPSVSSLHPSPPGSGPCDELRLTFPVRDGVVLEPFRLQHNLAVSNHAFQLRDSVYKTLMLRPDLELQFKCYHHEDRQMNTNWPASVQVSVNATPLTIERGDNKTSHKPLYLKHVCQPGRNTIQITVTACCCSHLFVLQLVHRPSVRSVLQGLLKKRLLPAEHCITKIKRNFSSGTIPGTPGPNGEDGVEQTAIKVSLKCPITFRRIQLPARGHDCRHIQCFDLESYLQLNCERGTWRCPVCNKTALLEGLEVDQYMLGILIYIQNSDYEEITIDPTCSWKPVPVKPDVHVKEEPDGPALKRCRTVSPAHVLMPSVMEMIAALGPGAAPFAPVQPPSAPAAGDYPSQGSSFLGPGTFPDSFPPTTPSTPTLAEFTPGPPPVSYQSDIPSSLLTPERSAPCLPGQMAPAGHLDPAHNPGPPGLHAANLGGPSGPQLHHPNPPPASRQPLGPVNSGPIGELAFSAATGMMGPPVSGAGEAPEPGLDLLPELTNPDELLSYLGPPDLPTNSNDDLLSLFENN